In Drosophila nasuta strain 15112-1781.00 chromosome 2R, ASM2355853v1, whole genome shotgun sequence, a single genomic region encodes these proteins:
- the LOC132786128 gene encoding band 4.1-like protein 4 isoform X4, with protein sequence MNCLCRPSRIMSVRINLLDETDFIHEIKDDLPGQALLDVVFARLNLIETSYFGIRYIDDENQTHWLDPASRISRQLKPKSDPYDLYFGVKFYAADPCKLLEEITRYQLFLQVKQDVLQGRLPVAFELAAELGAFVVQSELGDYDQRRHSKGYVSEFRLLPNQSSELEARVSELHQQLKGMSPSSAELNYLDKVKWHDMYGVDLHPVLGEDSVEYFLGLTPSGIVVLRNKTTVAHYYWPRIAKVYYKGRYFMLRISDKNNELSTYGFETPRKSACKHLWRCCVEHHAFFRQVRVAPLPNSQSHAADLFQLGSRFRHSRTDKQTEKDALAAGRAPPAFTRVPSKRQPRRVIDDFFNSNNGGGGGGGGGGGGGGGIISMGNRPLPQPLPLQSLANSNGNSANNYDSPYRSTYSIPTSLGLRPSNSSNSHQQQQQQNNNSSSYNNNGSNLQTPDSPRSTRSAPWPRSQQRSLFGHNPSSPRSVRSVSTTGGGLHHHHSHHSHGHGTSHHHHHHHQQQQQQQQTSSSSSHHQHRQQRASSSSASHQQQRYRSSSVESHSSNDSRSTRRHKHRHRRTSDNESELSRGSGRSGRSHHRKHRRSHRHRRDSAGGSDHDSTRGRSYSGHRSSSMRSGSAELIDSTTQWREVQRRQAEASLGQSSVQQASVSKSSMVARSLHSNDSHSDTHSHHKSRRHRKNKSPSESRSRMWNSELAKHLQFDLVDTAGMSEQQLREIPYTVVETTSKRSNSNLKIHKSNSKSSVGAKSTGSGNTITNGSGSGNAGQAKNRVDRIRGLYYQSSHPHDSNGGGVGNPGGGGHGGHGGAAPKNGSIRSASTISSRECERNNGHGLVRMMSSMSMGDFISPTGSNLSPLENSALRVSHEHTDSGLGADQDYAYSSERSSDSTRYGTNKSSGASSGSHRKSVGSASNGGGGNNGGGGGGGYNSLMQQTSAIVSEMSTEL encoded by the exons GATGATTTGCCGGGCCAAGCGCTGTTGGATGTCGTTTTTGCCAGGCTCAATTTAATCGAGACTTCATACTTTGGCATTCGCTACATAGACGACGAGAATCAAACG CACTGGCTGGATCCAGCGTCACGCATTTcacgccaactaaagcccaAATCGGATCCATATGATTTGTATTTTGGCGTTAAATTTTATGCCGCCGATCCTTGTAAACTGCTCGAGGAGATAACGAG ATATCAACTTTTCCTGCAAGTCAAACAGGATGTGCTACAGGGTCGACTGCCTGTTGCCTTCGAGTTGGCCGCCGAATTGGGCGCCTTTGTGGTGCAAT CCGAATTGGGGGACTACGATCAGCGGCGGCATTCAAAGGGTTATGTGTCGGAGTTTCGCCTGCTGCCCAATCAGAGCAGCGAGTTGGAAGCCCGCGTCTCGGAGCTGCATCAACAGCTCAAGGGCATGTCGCCATCGAGTGCCGAGTTGAACTATTTGGATAAAGTCAAATGGCATGACATGTACGGTGTTGATTTGCATCCCGTGCTG GGCGAGGACAGCGTGGAATACTTTTTGGGCCTGACACCCAGCGGAATTGTCGTGCTGCGCAACAAGACGACGGTGGCTCATTACTATTGGCCGCGCATTGCCAAAGTTTATTATAAAGGACGCTATTTTATGCTCAGGATAAGcgataaaaat AATGAGCTCAGCACTTATGGCTTTGAGACTCCAAGGAAATCGGCGTGCAAACATTTGTGGCGCTGCTGCGTGGAGCATCATGCGTTCTTCAGGCAGGTGCGCGTTGCACCGCTGCCCAATTCACAGTCACATGCAGCGGATTTGTTTCAACTCGGTTCGCGCTTTAGACACAG TCGCACGGACAAGCAAACGGAGAAGGATGCACTTGCCGCCGGACGTGCGCCGCCAGCGTTTACGCGTGTTCCCTCCAAGCGCCAGCCACGACGCGTGATTGATGACTTttttaacagcaacaacggagGTGGTGGCGGAGGCGGTGGAGGCGGCGGTGGAGGAGGTGGCATCATCTCTATGGGCAACCGTCCGCTGCCacagccgctgccgctgcagagcttggccaacagcaatggcaacagcgcCAA CAACTACGACAGTCCCTACCGCTCCACGTATAGTATACCCACAAGCCTGGGTCTGCgtcccagcaacagcagcaacagccatcagcagcagcagcagcagaacaacaactccagcagctacaacaacaatggcagcaatTTGCAGACACCTGACTCGCCTCGCAGCACGCGCAGCGCTCCCTGGCCGAGATCCCAGCAGCGTTCGCTCTTCGGCCACAATCCCTCAAGTCCACGCTCGGTGCGTTCGGTCAGCACCACGGGCGGTGGtctgcatcatcatcatagcCATCACAGCCATGGCCATGGCACcagtcatcatcatcatcatcatcatcaacagcagcagcagcagcaacaaacatcgtcgtcgtcgtcgcatcaTCAGCATCGACAGCAACGCGCCAGCTCCTCATCCGCCTCGCATCAGCAGCAACGCTATCGCTCCAGCTCCGTGGAGAGTCATTCGTCCAACGATTCGCGCTCCACGCGACG CCACAAGCATCGCCATCGTCGCACCTCGGACAATGAGAGCGAGCTGTCTCGTGGCTCAGGTCGTTCGGGGCGTTCGCATCATCGCAAGCACCGACGCTCGCATCGACATCGTCGTGACTCTGCCGGTGGCTCCGATCATGACAGCACACGTGGACGCAGTTACTCCGGACATCGCAGCTCTTCGATGCGCAGCGGCAGCGCTGAGCTCATCGATTCGACCACTCAATGGCGTGAGGTTCAACGTCGCCAGGCGGAGGCGAGTCTGGGACAGAGTTCGGTGCAACAAGCATCGGTGTCCAAGAGCAGCATGGTGGCTCGCAGTCTGCACAGCAACGACAGTCACTCGGACACACATTCGCATCACAAGTCGCGACGCCATCGCAAGAATAA ATCACCTTCCGAGTCACGCAGTCGCATGTGGAACAGCGAGCTGGCCAAGCATCTGCAATTCGATCTGGTGGACACCGCTGGCATGTCGGAGCAGCAGCTACGCGAGATTCCCTACACAGTGGTGGAGACCACCTCGAAGCGTTCCAACTCCAATCTGAAGATacacaagagcaacagcaagagcagcgTCGGTGCCAAGAGCACAGGCTCAGGAAACACCATCACCAATGGCAGTGGCTCAGGCAATGCGGGACAGGCCAAGAATCGCGTGGATCGCATTCGCGG ACTCTACTACCAAAGCTCTCATCCGCATGATAGCAATGGCGGCGGCGTCGGCAATCCTGGCGGTGGTGGCCACGGAGGTCACGGTGGTGCAGCTCCCAAGAACGGTTCCATACGCTCGGCCAGCACGATCTCTTCCCGGGAGTGCGAACGCAACAATGGACACGGCTTAGTTCG CATGATGTCCAGCATGAGCATGGGTGACTTCATCTCGCCCACGGGATCGAATCTGAGTCCACTGGAGAACTCGGCGTTACGTGTTTCACATGAGCACACAGACTCTGGACTAGGAGCTGATCAGGACTATGCATACTCCTCAGAAAG atccAGCGATAGCACACGTTATGGCACCAACAAATCATCGGGCGCCTCGAGCGGCAGTCATCGCAAGTCAGTTGGCAGCGCCAgcaacggcggcggcggcaacaacggtggaggaggtggaggtggcTACAACAGCCTCATGCAACAGACT